One window of the Podospora pseudocomata strain CBS 415.72m chromosome 7, whole genome shotgun sequence genome contains the following:
- the TYR1_1 gene encoding prephenate dehydrogenase (NADP(+)) (BUSCO:EOG09262CBI; COG:E; EggNog:ENOG503NVI5), which translates to MISSSFHVPIQNFGRIWLANRWVLFLLFLFRVMACDREEKFEELAKEFADNTNIQILRNGHLISRASNYIIYSVEAAAIGRVVEQFGPSTRLGAIVGGQTSCKDPEIKAFESYLPSDVDIVSCHSLHGPNVDPRGQPLVLIKHRASDESFQKVESVLSCLNSTHVYLTAKEHDRITADTQAVTHAAFLSMGKAWHANRQFPWEEGSRYIGGIENVKINLMLRIYAQKWHVYAGLAILNPEAHKQIGQFARSSTELFYLMLEGRSDELRERVYKAKEKVFGAEGSPKWAERPLLKEELLDRFSLNKPSGERGGGRGLPNNHLSLLAMVDCWSALGIVPYDHMICSTPLFRLWLGVAEHLFRTPGLLDECLRVGIEDKSFRRDDLQFAIAAAGWAECVSLRQFDTWRERFAVTQKFFEPRFKGAVEVGQAMIKAVLESEKE; encoded by the exons ATG ATTTCTTCCAGTTTCCACGTTCCAATTCAGAACTTTGGTCGGATATGGTTGGCTAATCGTTGggtcctttttcttttgtttctttttaGAGTCATGGCCTGCGATAGAGAAGAAAAATTTGAAGAGCTTGCCAAGGAATTTGCAGACAAT ACCAATATTCAAATTCTCCGCAACGGCCACCTTATTTCGCGAGCGAGCAATTATATCATCTACAGCGTCGAGGCGGCCGCCATTGGTCGTGTAGTCGAACAGTTCGGCCCAT CAACCCGTCTAGGCGCCATAGTCGGAGGCCAAACCTCCTGCAAAGACCCTGAGATCAAAGCCTTTGAGTCCTACCTCCCATCCGACGTCGACATCGTTTCTTGTCATTCCCTCCACGGCCCCAACGTCGACCCCCGCGGGCAACCTTTAGTCCTGATCAAACACCGCGCCTCTGACGAATCTTTCCAGAAAGTCGAATCTGTCTTGTCATGCCTCAACTCTACACACGTCTACCTCACAGCCAAAGAGCACGACCGCATCACGGCCGACACCCAAGCCGTCACCCAcgccgccttcctctccatggGCAAAGCCTGGCACGCCAACCGCCAGTTCCCCTGGGAGGAAGGATCTCGCTACATCGGCGGAATCGAAAACGTGAAAATCAACCTCATGCTGAGGATCTATGCCCAAAAGTGGCACGTCTACGCCGGCTTGGCGATTCTCAACCCAGAGGCGCACAAGCAGATTGGGCAGTTTGCCCGGTCGAGTACTGAGTTATTTTACCTCATGCTTGAGGGCAGATCCGATGAGTTGCGTGAGAGGGTGTACAAAGCCAAAGAAAAAGTCTTTGGCGCCGAGGGGAGCCCCAAGTGGGCGGAGAGGCCGCTGCTAAAggaggagcttcttgatcGGTTTTCACTTAATAAACCCtctggggaaaggggaggggggagggggctgcCGAATAATCACCTTAGTCTGCTGGCCATGGTCGACTGCTGGTCTGCGCTGGGGATCGTGCCCTACGACCACATGATTTGCTCGACGCCTCTCTTTCGGCTTTGGCTGGGCGTGGCCGAGCATCTGTTCAGGACCCCAGGGTTGCTGGATGAGTGTTTGCGGGTGGGGATTGAAGACAAGAGCTTCAGGAGGGACGATTTGCAGTTTGCGATTGCCGCGGCCGGTTGGGCAGAGTGTGTCAGTCTGAGGCAGTTTGACActtggagggagaggttcgCCGTGACGCAAAAGTTCTTTGAGCCGAGATTCAAGGGGGCCGTGGAGGTGGGGCAGGCCATGATTAAGGCTGTGTTGGAGAGCGAGAAGGAGTAG
- the TYR1_2 gene encoding prephenate dehydrogenase (NADP(+)) (COG:E; EggNog:ENOG503NVI5), which translates to MATASEFAWSKDFTIGLIGMGDMGRM; encoded by the exons ATGGCGACGGCATCCGAGTTCGCGTGGTCGAAAGACTTCACCATCGGCCTCATTGGCATGGGCGATATGGGCAGGAT GTAA
- the ATS1 gene encoding alpha tubulin suppressor (COG:D; COG:Z; EggNog:ENOG503NUPQ) gives MTRPWSSGLSFPRHHHLHSPYQSTTSLEMTTLLSFGSNGSGQLGLSHQEDVSSPSLVFIPHPSSTLPSSVAQIAAGGNHTLLLLTNNQVLYSGDSHNNNKITPTFTPPPLPTPPPTPIRSISATWSASQIATPSQIWVHGHGTKGELALGSGITLATSFQPIPNFPPSNTTIVSISASMSHAVAVLNNGQVYGWGAGRKGQLGPEPSPAVSSPRLVSCPFPVVKALCGKEFTLLLGPPQTGEFLVIGSDKFGIKSNAPSDLKGWKDAGASWGSVILLKEDGSLISWGRDDHQQLAPSDIGPVEKIAVGSEHALALTRDGKVLAWGWGEHGNCGSLEENNKERANVIQIPDEYNLEDQEVTALGAGCATSWIAFEKRR, from the coding sequence ATGACAAGACCTTGGTCATCAGGGTTAAGCTTCCCGAGACATCACCACTTACACTCACCCTATcaatcaacaacctcactcGAAATGACCACCCTCCTATCATTCGGCTCCAACGGCTCAGGCCAACTGGGTCTCTCCCACCAAGAAgacgtctcctccccctccctcgtcttcatcccccacccctcctcaaccctcCCCAGCTCAGTCGCCCAAATAGCCGCAGGAGGGaaccacaccctcctcctcctcaccaacaaccaagtCCTCTACTCAGGCGActctcacaacaacaacaaaatcACCCCAACCttcacccctccaccccttccaacacctcccccaaccccaataAGATCCATCTCAGCAACCTGGTCCGCCTCCCAAAtagccaccccctcccagatATGGGTCCACGGCCACGGAACAAAAGGTGAACTTGCCCTCGGCTCCGGCATCACCTTGGCCACCTCcttccaacccatccccaactTTCCACCCTCAAACACAACAATCGTCTCTATATCGGCCAGCATGTCCCACGCCGTTGCTGTCTTGAACAACGGCCAAGTCTACGGTTGGGGCGCAGGTCGTAAAGGCCAGCTAGGTCCTGAACCATCACCTGCGGTGTCTTCACCAAGGTTAGTATCCTGTCCTTTCCCTGTGGTGAAAGCCCTTTGCGGGAAGGaattcaccctcctccttggcccTCCCCAAACAGGAGAGTTTCTGGTAATAGGGTCAGATAAATTCGGGATTAAATCCAATGCCCCTTCAGACCTAAAAGGTTGGAAGGACGCTGGTGCTAGCTGGGGGAGCGTCATCCTGCTAAAAGAGGACGGATCCCTCATCAGCTGGGGAAGGGATGACCACCAGCAACTTGCCCCATCGGACATTGGGCCAGTGGAAAAGATTGCTGTTGGGAGTGAGCATGCCCTGGCATTGACAAGAGACGGCAAAGTCCTGgcttggggctggggagaaCATGGCAACTGTGGATCACTTGAGGAGAACAACAAGGAGAGGGCGAATGTCATTCAAATCCCGGATGAATACAACTTGGAGGATCAGGAGGTTACAGCTCTAGGGGCAGGGTGCGCCACAAGTTGGATTGCCTTTGAGAAAAGGAGGTAA
- a CDS encoding hypothetical protein (EggNog:ENOG503NXMJ; COG:D; COG:L), translating to MVVLNFTLSEDGVAVLHDALACMFKFSDEVCLEARKEKLMLTTLNISKSAYVCYSFAATRFFSGYKFEGSPQYREKFSCQLYIKSLLAIFRTRQGGGETAYGRDASIERCDVAIDDGVGKKSRLVARVSFRNGITASHILPYEVKAPTHAKFNKQEARNQWAISSKTLRQLMDHFGPGIELLDINTDEDSNLVNFTCFTEKVQKRGGANSETVLKKPLHTNIAVEMDEFDNVQVEDKLHIIISVKDFRAILQHAQITSGELATSYSNPGRPMKLYYAADGILCEFILMTVGEKDAREPRQKTARPNASAKTPRPELDAASHRASSMSNSACQQALPDPTPQTVAQPPQQPQNPTSSRPRPPPAFHLRPPQQPPPGTAQSEDSLFMGPAPHELDDDRQWEPINPDEDEEEEENARLEWNSTSDPNISTLRISSYLQKSSTSTEDTPSDRLVSGLDPTQRLSQVRGFGLFTD from the exons atggtggtgctcAACTTCACTCTGAGTGAAGATGGCGTGGCCGTGCTCCACGATGCATTGGCATGCATGTTCAAGTTCAGTGACGAGGTCTGTCTCGAGGCCAGGAAGGAAAAG CTTATGTTAACAACGCTGAACATCTCCAAATCGGCTTATGTTTGCTATTCCTTCGCCGCAACCCGCTTCTTCTCCGGGTACAAATTCGAGGGAAGCCCCCAGTACCGCGAGAAGTTCTCATGCCAGCTCTACATCAAGTCCCTACTCGCCATCTTTAGAACGCGGCAGGGTGGCGGCGAGACTGCCTACGGGAGAGACGCCTCCATTGAACGCTGCGACGTAGCCATTGACGATGGCGTTGGCAAGAAAAGCCGTCTTGTGGCTAGGGTTTCTTTTAGGAACGGGATCACTGCCTCGCATATTCTCCCATACGAAGTCAAAGCACCCACCCACGCAAAGTTCAACAAGCAAGAGGCAAGAAACCAATGGGCCATCTCTTCCAAAACACTTCGCCAGCTCATGGACCATTTCGGACCAGGCAttgagctcctcgacatcaacacAGATGAGGACAGCAACCTCGTCAACTTTACATGCTTCACCGAAAAGGTCCAGAAACGGGGCGGCGCTAACAGCGAGACCGTCCTCAAAAAGCCCCTTCACACCAACATCGCGGTCGAGATGGACGAGTTCGACAATGTCCAGGTCGAGGACAAACTCCACATCATTATCAGCGTCAAGGACTTTCGCGCCATCCTCCAGCATGCTCAGATTACCAGCGGAGAGCTAGCCACAAGCTACAGCAACCCAGGCCGTCCCATGAAGTTATACTACGCAGCTGATGGCATCCTGTGCGAGTTTATCTTGATGACTGTTGGCGAGAAAGATGCCAGAGAACCAAGGCAAAAGACCGCCCGGCCAAATGCCTCTGCAAAGACTCCCAGGCCAGAGCTTGACGCGGCATCACACAGAGCTAGTTCAATGTCCAATAGTGCCTGCCAGCAAGCTCTGCCAGATCCAACCCCGCAAACCGTGGCCCAACCgccacaacagccacaaAATCCAACATCGTCGAggcctcgccctccaccGGCATTTCACCTCCGCCCGCCACAGCAGCCACCCCCGGGGACGGCACAGTCGGAGGACTCCCTGTTTATGGGACCGGCACCCCATGAGCTGGACGATGACCGGCAGTGGGAGCCTATCAATcctgacgaggacgaggaagaggaggagaatgccAGGTTGGAGTGGAACTCTACCAGTGATCCG AATATATCCACTCTGCGTATTAGTAGTTACCTGCAGaaatcctccaccagcacagAAGACACTCCATCTGATCGTTTGGTGTCAGGACTCGATCCAACCCAGCGCCTTTCACAG GTCCGTGGGTTCGGCTTGTTCACCGATTAA